The segment CACTTTGCCACCAGAGGCGCCTCAACTTGGTGTCAGCTGCTTCCGCATACTACACTCCtgctccttccctcccccctttttacGTGTCTGCCACTCTCCTCCACACGGATGATTTCGACTGGTGATGTGGAtgtcccccgccccctccctttccatCGAGGGGCATTTTCCCTTTTTTGCCGGAACGAAGCCCCCCAGCCGCTGCTCAacagcagaaaaggggggcgcCAACGAAGGAGCGTATCGTGTGGAGGGACTTGGTGCTTCCTGTCTCGCctcaccgcctccctccccccacttcTCTCCGTTACTCGCACACAAAATGAACTTCGCCACAGCCGAGGCTTCTGCCACAGCGGAGACAAGTTTGCAGTCGGTGCCCCTCTTGATCACGTGTCTGCACGCGTCTGCTGtctccacccctcccgcAGAGGTGCGCCGAGCCTTTGACATCATCGAGAAGCTGCTCTCTAACCGTGTTCAGCACCCGGCGGAGCAGTGCTACACCTCGTTCTCTGCCACAAGCACGGCGTGGGTCAATCGCGTTCTCCCGCTCGTCTATGCGCTTCGCTTAGCTGCCTGGATGGGGTGCACGCTAACAGCTGAGGGCACACGATACGTGTTCATTGACAACCTCAGTAAGGCGCACGCACCGGTGGAAAGCAACGCGGAAgaccggcggcggcggcgtgaccagcagcagcagcagcagcagcagctggtagACCGCCTAGACGAGCTCCGTTGCGTCGCTTCCGTATGGAACATGTCGGTTGCGGAGATTTCTGTAGGTGCCTCAAGGCGTTACCAAGACGCATATGGGGAGCTGCTCAAGCTCTTTCAATCGGCCCAAGATTCTATTGACCGAGAGGAGGTGTGGACACGACATATCAACTGCCTGCAGCTTTACTGCCTTCTCGCCCGCGTGCATGGTGTGGAGCGGCAACAGGTGACGACGCTCTCTCAGGCAACTTCGGATGTATTAAGTGGAGAGTGCGCCGCGTCATGGacggcgcgtgcgcagcgagaACTTGATCGATCTTTATGTGCGTCAAGCTCACTACCCTTGTGCAATGCTCAGGGCTCAAGCATGACACGGACGCTTCCTGTCCTTGACGCACGGCGCACTTGCCGCCGTGGATGCGAAACTCTCGCGACGTGCCTGGCAGATGACTCGCTCCAATGGTTGCTCTCACGCGTATCGCTGCGCGAACTCCGTCGTATGTGTGAAAGTGCGGTTGCTGAGTCTgccagtggcgctgctggcggcagAGAGAGTAGATCTTGTACTACCGTCCCGCTGATCCCCGGCTTCTCTGTCAAGGTTGCAGAGCGACTTCGTCAGCAAGCGCAGCTTGACCAGCATCAACGCTACATCCGCACAACAGGCCCCGCGTATCGGCGGCTGAGCCAGGAAGAGCGTCGCCGCGGTGAGTCCCTTATCCTCAGCAttgccgccctcctccagcaaATCGTCGAGGTCTCGGAGACGCAGGGGATGGTGCGTCACGACCGGCACGAGGCGCGTCGGCTGATGGACAGCTTCCGGCAAGACGGCAACCTTGTGAAGCTCTACGCCTTGGAGGAGCAGTACatggcagcgctggaggaggcgaagctgctgtACGGGAAACCGCTTGTCTACACAGCTTGAATAACGTAGTGTAGACAAGCGAACAACTCACGCGCGGATGTTTGCGGGGCGTCACCACGACAGACGTCAAGCGCTGGTTTTTCCCTTGCCGTCCTTCTTTGTACACGACTTTGACGACAATGCCTGCGCGGTGGCAGTCGCGTTAGCTGGCAGTATAGCACGCGCTTTTTCGGCTGCTCTCGCatgcacaagcacacacacgttcaGCACCACTGCACACCGGAGAGGCAGGTGGGGTGTCCTAGTCTACTTGTGAAGAGGCGATGCATTAGGCAGATGCTGCGAAATGAGTAGAAAACAAATGCTTTGTGGCGTCTCcgccctcccacccccccccctcccccacaacATCGGCCACCTTCAGGGTACGGCTGCCAGTGACGACGTCGGTATCTGGTGTAACATGAAAGTTCAGCGTAACTCTGCGCTCTCTtgttctcttccctctctcccccattctccacccacccccgcttGGCctatacacacacgcacagaaaagTATACAGTGCATCGAGAGACATCAGcgcgcgcaccaccaccaccaccaccaccaccacacacacacacacacacacacacgccacccCGTAACGGGTGCGTACGCCTCTGCCTACCTCTTCTGACCTGCACCTCTGATGAGTGGTGGTTCTGCCGTCGAGTGCCTCCTACCCCATACAAGGCCTGAGACACAAAATATCACTCACGTGGAGCCAAACACAATCCACGGGTGAGagcaagaggaaaagagggctgcagctgcagagaaGGACAGAACAGCAAGGCAGGCCGTGAGACGCTCAAAGAGGGGGCACAAGGGAGACGCCAGTGTGACTCCTTCATTCATGGCTGTCTCGATGCGTGGGAAGAGAGTGGCAGACAAGCTAGCGACGGCATAGACACACAGCCCACACAGGCAGCGCGCGGTAGACGAAGGACCGTACTTAAAGACCAGTGGCGCTCCCTGTGAGAACTCCTAGGTAGTGCTACCACTTACACGAGAGCAGAGGAAGAGTTTCTCCTCCTTACAAAACTCgcagacacagagagagagagagagagagtagcCGTATCGCTCCGCGCGTGTGTActgcccttctcctcccctcccctcccctcctccctatCTGGTTGCGATATGCCTCGTGAGATCATCACCATTCAGGCCGGCCAGTGCGGCAACCAGGTTGGCAGCGAGTTCTGGCGGCAGCTCTGCCTCGAACACGGCATCCGCCTTGACGGCGTCGTGGAGCCGTACGCCGTTGGTGGTGAGGATCGCAAGGATGTCTTTTTCTACCAGGCGGATGACGATCACTACGTCCCGCGTGCGTTACTCGTGGACCTCGAGCCGCGCGTGATCAACGCGGTACAGCGCGGCTCGATGCAGAAGCTCTTCAACACCGAGAACATCTTCATTCACAaggaaggcggtggcgccggcaaCAACTGGTCTCATGGCTACGAGCTTGGCGACCAGGTGCAGGAGACACTCTTTGACATGATCGAGCGAGAGGCCGAGAACAGCGACAGCCTCGAAGGATTTGTTCTCACGCACTCCATTGCGGGTGGTACGGGTAGCGGCATGGGCAGCTATCTTCTCGAGAACTTGAATGACAAGTTCCCCAAGAAGCTCATCCAGACGTACAGCGTCTTTCCGAACCAGTCTCGTGGTGGCGAGAGCGACGTGATTGTCCAGCCGTACAACAGCCTGCTGGCTGTGAAACGACTGACACTGCACGCCGactgcgtcgtcgtcctcgacaACACTGCACTGAACCGAATCGTCACCGACAACCTCCACATCGCCTCCCCCACGGTGGAGCAGATGAACGGCCTCGTCAGCACCGTCATGGCCGCCTCGACGGCAACACTGCGCTACCCAGGGTACATGAATAACGATTTGATGAGCATGCTAGCCTCGCTCATCCCTACGCCTCGGTGCCACTTTGTTTGCACCGGTTACACCCCCACCACGCTCGACACCTCGAACATTCAGTCCTCGGTGCGCAAGACGTCTGTGCACGACGTGATGCGCCGACTGCTGATGCCAAAGAACATGATGGTGTCGACATCCATGAAGAGCGGCTGCTACATCTCTCTCCTGAACCTCATCCAGGGCGACGTCGACCCAGCGCAGGTGCACCGCTCCCTCGAGCGTATTCGCGAGCGGTCACCGACGTTCATTCCGTGGGGACCGGCCTCCATTCAGGTCATTCTGTCAAAGAAATCGCCATACGTAGACACGCGGCACCGGGTAAGCGGCCTCGTGATGGCAAACCACACGAGCATCCACACCCTCTTTCACCGCACGCTGAAGCAGTTTGACATGCTCTTCGGCCGCGGCGTCTTCCTCGACCAGTACCGTAAGTACGGACCAACCAAGGACAGCCTGGATGAGTTCAGCGACGCGAGAGACGTTGTGGAGAGCTTGGTGGCGGAATACAAGGCGTGTGAGAGCTCCGACTACATCCGAAACTTTTGACGTGGGCAGCAGCCGCCTCcttgtgtttcttttcttcgtgacccccccctcccccgatctctctctccctcttgcgTATGCGTGCGGTAATACGGGTAGTCCTGGTGTTGGTGCCATGTACCCCTGCAACGCCTGTCTGTACTGCCAACACGCATGCGTGGGTGGCTGTCGATGCTGTTCTGTTGTCGCTGTTGTGtcgaagaggggggaggagataTTTTCTCTTGCCCGTTCTCTTCTCTTAGGTTGTCATTGTCGCTCTTGACATGGTATAGACGGATGATAATAGTGAGTGGGTTTgctgtgccccccccctctcctcatgGATCCACAATGCGTTGCCCTTATCCACTCACtcggggaggaggggcctCTGAGGAGATGCGTCTCCATCACCAACGCAAGGGCCAATgaagaggtgcagcgtgggCGCGACATGATCAAAGTAATTGAGTGAAGTGTGCACTGTTACGCTCGCACAAGTGCTTGCGTGGCTCTATGTCTCGGTGCACATGCGGAAGTCGATGAAGATGTCCTTGGCTGTTGCGTTTTTCCTGTGGTATGAAGTGTCTGGTGACGTAGTGGCAGCAAaccacctcccctctccccctcccctttcccacaGCGCGTCCCGCTGCTTGGGTGCATGCAGTCACAatgccgctcctcctccacctcctccctcctccgctaCACAATTCGTTGCCTCGCTTCGCCCACGCCCCATCAATCAATCACTGAAACACAAGAGGAGGTGCGTCGTCAGCTGAAGTCGgtgttgtgtgcgcgcttgtgTTTCTAATTCTGTAGGAACGCGGACACAGACACATACATGTGAGCTGGCGTTGAAAAGTACGCccagcctcctcctcagcaaCCGCAAGAGCACCTTTCGCCAGTTTCCTTTCCTTCACCGCAACAGCAGTGCCCGATGGCTCCTCGAGTATACATCATCGTTGAGCGTTGCGgttctttctccctctctccctcccctctatCCCTCCTCTCATACACGTGCAACCGCTAGAGAGCTGCGCATTgctacacagagagagcgacacacacgcacggacaTAGACGCATAGATTCTTGAAAAGGCGTTTGTTAGACAAGGCAGGGGGGTGAGGAGGCAATTCATGTCGGTCCTTCCTGTCGGGGTAGACCGTGCTGCGATtcaggagctggaggagctttTCCGGTCCGCGGACCCCGCCAACACGGGTCTGCTCTCGTACACCGAGTTCGCCTATCTCATCCTGCGCAGCGGAGGAACGCAGGAGCAGGTGGACGCCTTGATTGAGCAGTTCGCCGGGTCGTCGCGTTCGCAGCGGGTGGTGTACTACGGGGCactgctggagcagctgtaTGACTCTGTggaagcagctgcagacgcgCACGGCGCTGTCGAAAATGGCGGTGCGAGACACATCTCAAGCCCGTTACTAAGGACATCCTCGCTCGACCGCGCCTCTCTCAAGCCGCCCCTTGATACGTCTGACAACTCTCCGTTGCCGATTCCTCCGGTACCGACctgcgccgcaccgtcgtcgtggtaccccccacccccgccaatccctggcggtggtgtcactgctgctgctactgctgctcctcctgaCGTCATCGGCACACGTCGGCATGACACCCCTCCTGCAGTGTCGTCCTGCTCACCATTCTACAGGTCGATCACACATGccggcgccagcggcagcggcacctccaCCCTTGGCTCGCGTGAGTCGTCCACTGCAACCCACGCAACATACACCGCACTCCACGACCGTCAGCTGTCTCAACttcgcagcaacagcagccgtGCCTCCTTCTCCAACCCGCCCAGCGGCCCGTCTTCTCCGTACTCCTCACGGTTTGTCGAGTTTGCGCTTCGAactgccacagcggcggcggcagtgccgcttcagcagcagcgactcggTCGCGCGCCGTCACGAGGCAGCACACACCCGAGCCTGTCAGCGTCCAGATCACGAAGCCGCGACGGCTTGCGTAGCACTGCTCTCACAGGATCGCCGATGGTGGGTACAGAACACGGTGAGAGTGCGCGGGCGCACAGTGCCATGTCGGCGCCGCACGACGCTGCAGGCACTAGTCGCTACCCTTGCTCTCTACGTGTGTACCACCCGACATCGGTGGATATCGAGCGCCGTCATCGAGAGAGCTCCACAGAGCGCATGGTGCGCGCAGCAGTCGAAGTGAGTATCCACGGCAGATCGCAGCCCTGCTTCGATGCCGAAGGCCGTGCAGGTACAGGCAAGACCCACGAAAGTGAAGAAAAGCGCGGTTCAAGTGTTACTCGTGTGCCACCTGGCGCACAGCCCGCCGCATCGTCGTCTTCCGGTGCACCCGCGCTTCACTTTACTGCCACCCATCGTGCTAGCCACACCGCTGAGCCGCGAGCGAAGAGCACCAGCGCGTCCTTCACCGAATATCGTGCAAGTGAATCGGACCTGTGTCATGTAAACCCTAGTGGCCACAGCAGTCACTGCAActccgccgccacggcatcACTTCTATCGCTGCGAGACATTTTTCAGCGTTACCTGGCGCCAAAATCGTCGCGTGACGGCACAGTGCTGCTGAGCGAGTTGGAGGAAACACTGACTAGGCGTGGGGTGAATGTACACCCGCTAGAGCTGGAGGCCGTCGCCGACTCGCTGGAGCTGAGCACGGTACCGGGGGCCATCGAGCGCCATGGCAGTACACAACAGCACCACAGCTTCAGCACAAGCCTAAGCAGCGGTTTAGGGGCGCTGGTCGCTACGGCTGGATACACACATGGTGGCCCATCGCATCATTGGACGTCCGTCAATGCCTCTGGAATGGATAGCACGGACGCCTCCGCAACGACGGCGAGCCGAACCACCATTACCGGCGGTGCAGATCGAGCACTGAACCTGGTTGACTTTTGTGTGCTCGTCTCGCGCCTGCGCCCGGCGCTCATTCAACACATTCGCAGCCCCAGTTTGTGGGAAAGCACAACATCCATCGAAGCAGTCAAGGCACTGCGGAGATGTCAGCCTCCGACGGGCAACGACCGGCTCGGAGGTCGTGCAGTTGGGGAGGCCAATGACGGGGACAGAGACGACGGCGCCAGCATTGCAGACGTAACGGTGTCGCCTATGACCCCAACAACGACCGCTCCTGCGACGCCCCGGTCCACCACGTCCTCGTCGAGCCCGCAGCCACGCTCCTCCGCGCAGCATcatcgtcagcagcagcgctctctTGTGCGGCACCGTTTCTCCGACCCGCGCCGCTCACTGAGTGCGACCAAGatgcgcggcgcggcggaaTCGACAGTGTTatccgcggcgctgcccacGGCCCGCCAGCTCTCCGCCGATCAGCAGTTCTCCGTCGAGCACGCGCAGCGTGAACCACAACGCAGTCAGCCAAGGAACGAGAGGGGCGACGACCACCATGGCTCTGCCAGATATGCACACCCAACTGTCGTTTCccaacagcggcgcagtgggCTGCACGTACCGTCAATCACAACAGCCCCGCTACGCCGCACCAAGGTGCCTCTCTGGCAGGATGAACtgcgcgccagcgcacgccgcagccacaccagcgccgctcACTTGCCGTCGTCCACATCACGGGGTAGCTCGGGTGGCTCAATCTCACCCGACGAGCGCCATTATCCGCAGGAGCCGCGATCGCGCTGCGCTGATGTTTCTCTCCGCAATCCCGCCAGTGATCTTTCCACTCGCGTCGTGCGTGAAGAGTGGGGTACCCGCCTCGCATCTCGTGATGCTGGGGGGACCCTTGCGCCTTCACCAACGACGGCATCGGCACAGTTCTCGCCGACGTGCAGgtcaccgccgtcgccgccgtcagcaAGCAAATGGGGGTCGCCTTCCTCGACgctggcgccgcgcctcctGGAGGCACTTCAAAGCGCctcgttggcgctgctgcgccgctgtacCCAGCTGGACAGTCGGCGCACAGGGCGCATTGCACCGAGTACGTGGCTACGCGTACTGCGAGAAGCTTGTCCGACTTTGACTGATGCAGAGCGACTCCGTGCGCAAGAATGGATTCGGGCAAGAGGGCAGGGGTCGGCCAGTGGCGACGACTACGCGGCAGTCGTAGAGGACATACTAACCGAGGCGAACCTCGCCCCTCTCAGCCCCGCGTCTGGCACgaagcgcagcgccgtctgGCGTGGTGACAgtaccgcagcagcctcgTCGCCTCACACCGACGCCACTCGGACGTACAGAAGTCCTCAAGAGCAAGGCACGGCTGGTACGAGGTCGCCGGTGCCACCCCCGTCGGCCGTAAAGGGCGCCTCGACAGCTTCCAGCCTCTCTGCAACGAAGCCGCTTGCCACCGTACGCCGCAGACCGAGGGGGCGCGCATCCGCCTCCGCATCACCCGATACCTCAGCGAGGGCTCAGAGAACTGACGCGGATGCAAAACGGCTGCTTGCGCACGAGCTGATGACCGCCTGTGGCGGCGACACTGAGGCACTCGTAGAGTACTTCCGGGCCTTTGATGTGGCAGACACGGGGCTCCTCGACGAGCGCGTGTGGCGAGCCAGTTTGGAGGAGCTGTTTCGACGGACAGAAGGTAAGGAGGCGCCAGCATGGGtcgtgggtgggtgtgtgcgcctctcgcgTATGCCCCTGGAGATAACGGCTGCCacaccgtcgcagcagcgtggcacACCACTGCCAGCTTCCCCTGTGCTCtccgcagcgcgcgcacgcgtcTCGCGCGTGCCACCAGCGATGCGCCGCAGGTTGTGTGATTACCGCTACGTCTTGGAAGAGCTTGGCGTCCATGCCGACGGGTAAGAAAGGTGCCGCACCGCGCTACTTCGTTCACCGCTCTcgtgcacctcctcactcGTGTAAGTGGCAGTTTTCTTCCATGGTTCACCTGCCTCGATTGTGTTGCAGCGCTGAGAAGATTCAACAGTGTTTTCGCTCATTGAGAAATGAAAGAAAGCAAACCGGCACAGCTGCGTCGGCAGAGGCTACAGAcacaagcgagagagagaagcacattCGGGAGCAGTGGGTATGCAGTATTGTACCGAtcctgccccctccccccctccctccccctccctcgctcttcGATCAAGGACGGTTGCTTATCCCCCTCGCCTGTTTTCCTCGGTTTGCATGCGTGCACCGGTACCGACACAGAGACCCATAAACACGCCACACTATGACGCTTCCTTTCAAACGatgcctcccctccctcccccctcgtctGCTCATCTGTGCATACGCTTGGCTCACTCACTCGGGCATTACGCACACAATAcacacgcctctctccccgaAAAATAAAGCTAACCAAATGTGTTGTGCTGAACGTGTACTTATCGTATCTatgcatgcacacacacacacagacacacacactccgTGCTTTCATCCGCCCCCTCACACCTCCCCCCTACTTCCTGTCGTGAGTCTCCTGCTTGCCCTCCGTTGTTCGCCCTCGGTCCCcatccccctctctttcgctgtttCATCAGACCTCGCTGTGCGTCCGCGCTCTTCTGCCGCGTTGTGACGTCCGTGTGCACTCCTGGTGGGCGTAACACCCACGGTGTTGTTCTTGCTCCGTTggcattgctgctgctctctctctctcgcgcacgcgtgtgtgggtgtgccgaTTCTCTGTCTTATCACCTACACTGAGTGACATACATCAGACGTGGTGCGCTGGCCCGCCTGTCTTTTCCCTGTTCGCCTGCCTGTTTGTCTGGTTAGTTGGGTCGTttcctccccacccaccgaCTGCCCTTGGAGCCATTCACCGCGCACTCACCGTCTGCTGCACGACTGCCATCATCGGACtggaaggagaagcagaagtCAAAACCTGAACAACGACctgagaagaagagcacaagcAGAACACGTGCCTCACCTActtgcctccctctccggaCACCCGCATCGCCGAAAAGACAAATTAAATCGCCTTTTGCTTTTCCCTGTTTGGGCGACTCACTCACAGGCACAATGGAAGATCCACAAGTGGCGGCACTCGCTGCCCAACCCGGTAGCGCGTCTGAGGTGAACCGCCTCGTCCGCTCTGACCTCCGTCACCACTACGTCTTCTCGCGCCTCAAGGACTTCCTCTCCAACGGCGACGCTACCAAGGCGGATGAGTTGACGCGGCAGCTGGACCGAAACTTCACGGACGGATCGGCGAACTTCATGATCGTTCATGACCTTCTCCAAGGTACCGGCGCCAACACACTGCTGTTCACATATCAACCGGTGAGTGCctcagccgcagcagacGTGGTGGCGGCCCCGGCCgctgcaacggcagcagaCGCGAAAGCGGTCAACAatggtggcgctggtgcggctTCGGATGCCCCTGCCACTACTAGTGATGGTGGCAGCGTGGAGGATGTGCTGCAGGTGTTGGACCCCACGAAGAGCAGCATCCAGCACATCACGAAACGTTTCGTCTACGTGATGCGCGCCAACACTGGCACGCCGATAAATGGCAAAGACTTGACACAAGCGGTACAAGAGGTGTCGATGGGCGTCATGGGGGCGAACGTGCTCACCAG is part of the Leishmania braziliensis MHOM/BR/75/M2904 complete genome, chromosome 25 genome and harbors:
- a CDS encoding gamma-tubulin, translated to MPREIITIQAGQCGNQVGSEFWRQLCLEHGIRLDGVVEPYAVGGEDRKDVFFYQADDDHYVPRALLVDLEPRVINAVQRGSMQKLFNTENIFIHKEGGGAGNNWSHGYELGDQVQETLFDMIEREAENSDSLEGFVLTHSIAGGTGSGMGSYLLENLNDKFPKKLIQTYSVFPNQSRGGESDVIVQPYNSLLAVKRLTLHADCVVVLDNTALNRIVTDNLHIASPTVEQMNGLVSTVMAASTATLRYPGYMNNDLMSMLASLIPTPRCHFVCTGYTPTTLDTSNIQSSVRKTSVHDVMRRLLMPKNMMVSTSMKSGCYISLLNLIQGDVDPAQVHRSLERIRERSPTFIPWGPASIQVILSKKSPYVDTRHRVSGLVMANHTSIHTLFHRTLKQFDMLFGRGVFLDQYRKYGPTKDSLDEFSDARDVVESLVAEYKACESSDYIRNF